In a genomic window of Streptomyces pristinaespiralis:
- the ppgK gene encoding polyphosphate--glucose phosphotransferase: MNVFGVDIGGSGIKGAPVDLDRGDLAQERHKVLTPHPSTPDAVADGVAEVVGHFGWTGPVGITFPGVVTGGITRTAANVDKGWIDKDAASLLGSRLGGLPVTILNDADAAGVAEMTFGAGRGRKGTVIVLTFGTGIGSALFVDGRLVPNTELGHLELGGHDAEKRASTKAKEDADLTWQHWARRVQKYLAHVEMLFSPELFIVGGGVSRKADKFLPLIEGVRAEIVPAELQNNAGIVGAAMAAAGR, encoded by the coding sequence ATGAACGTCTTCGGAGTTGACATCGGCGGGTCCGGGATCAAGGGCGCTCCCGTGGACCTGGACCGCGGCGATCTGGCGCAGGAGCGCCACAAGGTCCTGACACCGCACCCGTCCACGCCGGACGCCGTCGCCGACGGCGTCGCGGAGGTGGTCGGCCACTTCGGCTGGACCGGCCCGGTCGGCATCACCTTCCCGGGCGTGGTCACCGGCGGCATCACGCGCACCGCGGCCAACGTGGACAAGGGCTGGATCGACAAGGACGCGGCCTCGCTCCTCGGCAGCCGCCTCGGCGGCCTGCCCGTCACGATCCTGAACGACGCGGACGCGGCCGGTGTCGCGGAGATGACGTTCGGGGCGGGGCGCGGCCGTAAGGGCACCGTCATCGTGCTCACGTTCGGCACCGGCATCGGCAGCGCGCTCTTCGTCGACGGCCGGCTGGTCCCGAACACCGAGCTCGGCCACCTCGAACTGGGCGGCCACGACGCGGAGAAGCGGGCCTCCACGAAGGCCAAGGAGGACGCCGACCTCACCTGGCAGCACTGGGCGCGGCGGGTGCAGAAGTACCTGGCGCACGTGGAGATGCTGTTCTCGCCGGAGCTGTTCATCGTCGGCGGCGGGGTGAGCCGCAAGGCCGACAAGTTCCTGCCGCTGATCGAGGGCGTGCGCGCGGAGATCGTCCCGGCGGAGCTGCAGAACAACGCGGGAATCGTGGGCGCGGCGATGGCGGCCGCCGGCAGGTGA
- a CDS encoding DUF1707 SHOCT-like domain-containing protein, producing the protein MDLDKHDSAASGPERPLKPAASPAPGGAIRASDADRDRIADILRDALAEGRLDAEEHSERIDAVYRAKTVGELEPIVADLPAAGPRAEGAPVRAYDDPADPGGPAENLVAVFSSSTRKGRWRVGRRTNAFSLFGNIEIDLTEALYGQRLSVINATSIFGNVEVRVPENISLRGSGTGIFGNFEVVTLEAADPEAPVVVVNGYTIFGNVEAKPKRGRRISDLHDRLRKHLH; encoded by the coding sequence GTGGACCTCGACAAGCATGATTCAGCGGCCTCCGGCCCCGAGCGGCCCCTGAAGCCGGCCGCCTCGCCGGCCCCGGGCGGCGCCATCCGTGCCTCCGACGCCGACCGCGACCGGATCGCGGACATCCTTCGCGACGCCCTGGCCGAGGGCCGGCTGGACGCCGAGGAGCACTCGGAGCGCATCGACGCGGTCTACCGCGCCAAGACCGTGGGCGAGCTGGAGCCGATCGTGGCGGACCTGCCCGCCGCGGGCCCGCGTGCCGAAGGCGCCCCCGTTCGCGCCTACGACGACCCGGCGGACCCGGGCGGCCCGGCGGAGAACCTCGTCGCCGTCTTCTCCAGCTCGACCCGTAAGGGCCGTTGGCGGGTGGGCCGCAGGACGAACGCCTTCTCGCTCTTCGGGAACATCGAGATCGACCTCACCGAGGCCCTCTACGGACAGCGGCTCTCCGTGATCAACGCGACCTCGATCTTCGGCAACGTCGAGGTGCGCGTCCCCGAGAACATCTCCCTGCGCGGCAGCGGGACCGGCATCTTCGGCAACTTCGAGGTCGTGACGCTGGAGGCCGCCGATCCCGAGGCGCCGGTGGTCGTCGTCAACGGCTACACGATTTTCGGCAATGTCGAGGCGAAGCCGAAGCGCGGCCGCCGGATCTCCGACCTCCACGACCGGCTGCGCAAGCACCTGCACTGA
- a CDS encoding DUF4245 domain-containing protein — protein MRGKQTIRGMFQSMAVIGVVVAGIYMLVPHDENADPIRTVDYRVELVTAQRAAPYPVVAPDGLDKGWRATSVTFERTKAHAWHLGFLDPQDQYVAVEQSTARPADKYVREVTHDAVRTDRTEQVAGRAWQFWDGPKYDALVLTDDRSTTVVTGTAGPERLAEMAAALKAGEPAGTASPSASPSASTGPSVKPSAGS, from the coding sequence ATGCGAGGCAAGCAGACGATCCGGGGCATGTTCCAGTCCATGGCGGTGATCGGCGTCGTCGTGGCGGGCATCTACATGCTCGTTCCGCACGACGAGAACGCCGACCCGATCAGGACGGTCGACTACCGCGTCGAACTGGTGACGGCGCAGCGCGCCGCCCCGTACCCGGTGGTGGCGCCCGACGGGCTGGACAAGGGGTGGCGGGCGACCTCGGTGACCTTCGAGCGCACCAAGGCCCACGCCTGGCACCTCGGCTTCCTGGACCCGCAGGACCAGTACGTGGCGGTGGAGCAGTCCACGGCCCGGCCCGCCGACAAGTACGTCCGGGAGGTCACGCACGACGCCGTCAGGACGGACCGGACCGAGCAGGTGGCCGGACGGGCCTGGCAGTTCTGGGACGGCCCGAAGTACGACGCGCTGGTGCTGACGGACGACCGCTCGACGACGGTGGTCACCGGCACGGCGGGGCCCGAGCGGCTCGCCGAGATGGCGGCGGCGCTGAAGGCCGGCGAGCCGGCCGGTACCGCGTCGCCCTCCGCGTCTCCGTCCGCGTCAACCGGCCCGTCGGTGAAGCCCTCCGCCGGCTCCTGA
- a CDS encoding TrmB family transcriptional regulator, translating into MLESLGLDAVQEQVYVCLLRAPANDATAVAARTGIAAEEVIPALARLEAEGLVTRRPGRPAGYHAAPPDVTLNLMVLQRLDEVRRVQLAVERLAAEHRAHGQSGSGAEPVEALEGAAAIADRYRQIQRGAKEVSSLVAGPAVVVTASDNTGQRDALRAGVRYRAAYERATLELDSVDNPLLLEEWAALGEEMRVTPEVPLKLVIADRRIALALPRRQAPGAPVGLVVRTGILLEALNWLFDRIWATALPVPAALAAVPEGPLSVSDRRLLSLLLTGCTDQAIASQWGVSMRTVQRRVQRLIALAGVQTRLQLGWQAARLGGSSRRSGTPESDARRCATRPHGAMGAVPDGLSHL; encoded by the coding sequence ATGCTCGAAAGTCTGGGACTCGACGCCGTGCAGGAGCAGGTCTACGTCTGCCTGCTCAGAGCTCCGGCGAACGACGCGACGGCCGTGGCGGCCCGCACCGGGATCGCCGCGGAGGAGGTGATCCCGGCACTCGCCCGGCTGGAGGCGGAAGGGCTGGTGACCCGGCGCCCCGGCCGGCCCGCCGGCTACCACGCGGCGCCGCCCGACGTCACGTTGAACCTGATGGTGCTGCAACGTCTGGACGAGGTACGACGGGTGCAGCTCGCGGTCGAACGCCTCGCCGCCGAGCACCGCGCGCACGGACAGAGCGGCTCGGGCGCCGAGCCCGTGGAGGCCCTGGAAGGGGCGGCCGCGATAGCGGACCGCTACCGCCAGATCCAGCGCGGCGCCAAGGAAGTGTCGAGCCTCGTCGCCGGCCCGGCCGTGGTGGTGACCGCCTCGGACAACACCGGGCAACGGGACGCCCTGCGGGCCGGGGTGCGCTACCGGGCGGCGTACGAACGGGCCACGCTCGAACTCGACAGCGTGGACAACCCGTTGCTGCTGGAGGAGTGGGCCGCCCTCGGCGAGGAGATGCGCGTCACGCCGGAGGTCCCCCTGAAGCTGGTCATCGCCGACCGGCGCATCGCCCTGGCACTCCCCCGCCGGCAGGCCCCGGGGGCGCCGGTCGGGCTCGTGGTGCGCACCGGCATCCTCCTGGAGGCCCTCAACTGGCTCTTCGACCGGATCTGGGCGACGGCCCTGCCGGTGCCCGCGGCCCTGGCAGCCGTGCCGGAGGGGCCGTTGTCGGTGTCGGACCGGCGGCTGCTGTCGCTGTTGCTGACGGGCTGCACGGACCAGGCCATCGCGTCGCAGTGGGGCGTGAGCATGCGCACGGTGCAGCGGCGCGTGCAGCGCCTCATCGCTCTGGCCGGTGTGCAGACCCGCCTCCAACTGGGCTGGCAGGCCGCCCGCCTGGGTGGATCGAGCCGTCGGAGCGGGACGCCGGAGAGTGACGCGCGGCGGTGTGCGACCCGGCCGCACGGGGCCATGGGGGCGGTGCCGGACGGGCTGTCGCATTTGTGA
- a CDS encoding 4-hydroxy-3-methylbut-2-enyl diphosphate reductase: MGHMTATPPARRVLLAAPRGYCAGVDRAVIAVEKALEQYGSPIYVRHEIVHNKYVVQTLEKKGAIFVDETAEVPEGSIVMFSAHGVAPTVHEEAAQRKLATIDATCPLVTKVHKEAVRFAQEDYDILLIGHEGHEEVIGTSGEAPDHITLVDGPEDVANVEVRNPDKVVWLSQTTLSVDETMETVDALKTKFPGLISPPSDDICYATQNRQIAVKQMGAEADLVIVVGSKNSSNSVRLVEVALGAGARDAHLVDFADEIEEAWLDGVSTVGVTSGASVPEVLVEGVLEWLSKRGFEDVEIVKAAEESITFSLPKELRRDLRAEAAAMSADPSGQ, translated from the coding sequence ATGGGGCACATGACTGCTACGCCTCCTGCCCGACGCGTCCTCCTCGCCGCCCCCCGCGGCTACTGCGCAGGTGTGGACCGTGCCGTGATCGCCGTGGAGAAGGCCCTGGAGCAGTACGGGTCACCCATCTACGTCCGCCACGAGATCGTCCACAACAAGTACGTCGTACAGACGCTCGAGAAGAAGGGCGCGATCTTCGTCGACGAGACGGCGGAGGTCCCCGAGGGATCCATCGTGATGTTCTCGGCGCACGGCGTGGCCCCGACCGTCCACGAGGAGGCGGCGCAGCGGAAGCTCGCGACGATCGACGCGACGTGCCCGCTGGTCACCAAGGTCCACAAGGAGGCCGTGCGGTTCGCCCAGGAGGACTACGACATCCTCCTGATCGGCCACGAGGGTCACGAAGAGGTCATCGGCACGTCCGGCGAGGCGCCCGACCACATCACCCTGGTCGACGGCCCCGAGGACGTGGCGAACGTCGAGGTCCGCAACCCCGACAAGGTCGTCTGGCTGTCCCAGACCACCCTCTCCGTCGACGAGACGATGGAGACGGTCGACGCGCTGAAGACCAAGTTCCCCGGCCTGATCTCCCCGCCGAGCGACGACATCTGCTACGCCACGCAGAACCGTCAGATCGCCGTCAAGCAGATGGGCGCGGAGGCCGACCTGGTCATCGTCGTCGGCTCGAAGAACTCGTCGAACTCGGTCCGCCTGGTCGAGGTCGCCCTCGGCGCCGGCGCCCGCGACGCCCACCTGGTCGACTTCGCCGACGAGATCGAAGAGGCCTGGCTGGACGGAGTGTCCACGGTCGGTGTCACCTCGGGCGCGTCCGTGCCGGAGGTGCTCGTCGAGGGCGTGCTGGAGTGGCTGTCGAAGCGGGGCTTCGAGGACGTCGAGATCGTGAAGGCGGCCGAGGAGTCGATCACCTTCTCGCTGCCGAAGGAGCTCCGCAGGGACCTGCGCGCGGAGGCCGCCGCCATGTCGGCCGACCCGTCAGGGCAGTGA
- the glpX gene encoding class II fructose-bisphosphatase, translating to MTENHLPSQLEVSPEAPDRNLALELVRVTEAAAMAAGRWVGRGEKNGADGAAVKAMRTLVSTVSMNGVVVIGEGEKDEAPMLFNGERIGDGTGAECDIAVDPIDGTTLTAKGMPNAIAVLAAADRGTMFDPSAVFYMDKLVTGPEAADYVDINAPVSVNIRRVAKAKHSSPEDVTVVILDRPRHEGIVKEIRETGARIKFISDGDVAGSIMAVKEGTGVDLLLGIGGTPEGIISACAIKCLGGVIQGKLWPKDDAERQRAIDAGHDLDRVLSTDDLVSGENVFFVATGITDGELLRGVRYRAETAITQSLVMRSKSGTIRQIDSTHRLSKLRAYSQIDFDRAQ from the coding sequence ATGACCGAGAATCATCTGCCGTCCCAGCTCGAGGTCTCTCCCGAGGCCCCCGACCGCAACCTCGCCCTGGAGCTCGTCCGGGTCACCGAGGCCGCCGCCATGGCCGCCGGCCGCTGGGTCGGGCGTGGTGAGAAGAACGGCGCCGACGGCGCCGCGGTCAAGGCCATGCGGACCCTCGTCTCCACCGTCTCCATGAACGGCGTCGTCGTCATCGGGGAAGGCGAGAAGGACGAGGCCCCGATGCTGTTCAACGGCGAGCGGATCGGTGACGGGACCGGCGCCGAGTGCGACATCGCCGTCGACCCGATCGACGGCACCACGCTGACGGCCAAGGGCATGCCCAACGCCATCGCCGTCCTTGCCGCCGCCGACCGCGGCACCATGTTCGACCCGTCCGCCGTGTTCTACATGGACAAGCTGGTCACCGGCCCCGAGGCCGCCGACTACGTCGACATCAACGCCCCCGTGTCCGTCAACATCCGGCGGGTCGCCAAGGCGAAGCACTCCTCGCCCGAGGACGTCACCGTCGTCATCCTCGACCGCCCCCGCCACGAGGGGATCGTCAAGGAGATCCGCGAGACCGGCGCACGCATCAAGTTCATCTCGGACGGCGATGTCGCCGGTTCGATCATGGCCGTCAAGGAGGGCACCGGCGTCGACCTGCTGCTGGGCATCGGCGGCACGCCCGAGGGCATCATCTCGGCGTGCGCCATCAAGTGCCTGGGCGGTGTGATCCAGGGCAAGCTGTGGCCGAAGGACGACGCGGAGCGGCAGCGCGCGATCGACGCGGGCCACGACCTGGACCGCGTCCTGAGCACCGACGACCTGGTCTCCGGCGAGAACGTCTTCTTCGTCGCCACCGGCATCACGGACGGCGAGCTGCTGCGCGGCGTGCGCTACCGCGCGGAGACCGCGATCACCCAGTCCCTGGTGATGCGCTCCAAGTCGGGCACCATCCGGCAGATCGACTCCACCCACCGGCTGTCGAAGCTCCGGGCGTACAGCCAGATCGACTTCGACCGCGCGCAGTAG
- a CDS encoding WhiB family transcriptional regulator gives MLQLPHQSLQVAAVPHQRIPAREDQAGPWHAEAVCRRDEAGLFFAPSKEPTAERLSREEAAKRVCARCPVMVECREHALLQPEPYGVWGGLTAAERRVVLARRRRRDIELKKSASAA, from the coding sequence GTGCTGCAACTGCCGCATCAGTCCTTGCAGGTGGCCGCCGTGCCGCACCAGCGCATTCCTGCCCGGGAGGACCAGGCAGGTCCCTGGCACGCGGAGGCGGTGTGCCGCCGGGACGAGGCGGGACTGTTCTTCGCGCCCTCCAAGGAGCCGACGGCCGAGAGGCTGTCGCGTGAGGAAGCCGCGAAGAGGGTCTGCGCCCGCTGCCCGGTGATGGTGGAGTGCCGTGAGCACGCACTGCTCCAGCCCGAGCCGTACGGCGTGTGGGGCGGCCTCACCGCGGCGGAGCGCCGCGTGGTGCTGGCCCGGCGCAGGCGCCGCGACATCGAGCTGAAGAAGTCGGCCTCAGCGGCCTGA
- a CDS encoding DUF6542 domain-containing protein produces the protein MEQHRTGRPQPRQQPPAPIPAPGTLADATVYPVPARPPRPVPPLVLALRRLPNPRLTGLGAGLFAAATMLALGSADQLLFDGSAILYGLLFLPVSALTALWVREADLVSAPIIVPIAFTVGIVPISGGSGGFGGQTMAVVTALAVHAGWLYGGTLVAGVITCVRKVRTMVRRHRRGRGPQGPSGPGRRG, from the coding sequence GTGGAGCAGCACAGGACAGGTCGCCCCCAGCCGCGGCAGCAGCCGCCGGCTCCCATCCCGGCACCGGGCACGCTCGCCGACGCCACCGTGTATCCGGTGCCGGCCCGCCCGCCGCGCCCGGTCCCTCCCCTGGTGCTCGCGCTGCGCCGGCTGCCGAACCCCCGGCTGACCGGACTCGGCGCGGGGCTGTTCGCCGCCGCCACGATGCTGGCGCTCGGCTCTGCGGACCAGTTGCTCTTCGACGGTTCCGCGATCCTCTACGGGCTGCTGTTCCTGCCCGTGAGCGCGCTCACCGCGCTGTGGGTGCGGGAGGCCGACCTGGTCAGCGCCCCGATCATCGTCCCGATCGCGTTCACCGTCGGGATCGTGCCGATCTCCGGCGGCAGCGGCGGCTTCGGCGGCCAGACGATGGCCGTGGTGACGGCGCTCGCCGTGCACGCGGGATGGCTGTACGGCGGAACGCTGGTCGCCGGTGTGATCACCTGCGTACGGAAGGTGCGGACGATGGTGCGGCGGCACCGCCGCGGGCGCGGGCCGCAGGGCCCGTCGGGCCCCGGCCGCCGCGGCTGA
- a CDS encoding exodeoxyribonuclease VII small subunit: MAAKTEEAALGYEQARDELIEVVRRLEAGGTTLEESLALWERGEELAKVCRHWLEGARARLDAALAKPDEEGAPDGA, translated from the coding sequence ATGGCTGCCAAGACGGAAGAGGCCGCGCTCGGTTACGAGCAGGCCCGTGACGAGCTGATCGAGGTCGTGCGCCGGCTGGAGGCCGGCGGCACCACGCTCGAGGAGTCGCTGGCGCTGTGGGAGCGCGGCGAGGAGCTGGCGAAGGTGTGCCGCCACTGGCTGGAGGGCGCCCGGGCGCGCCTGGACGCGGCCCTGGCGAAGCCGGACGAGGAGGGGGCGCCCGACGGCGCCTGA
- the xseA gene encoding exodeoxyribonuclease VII large subunit gives MALNTSAESPLPVGEVSRLIGGWIDRLGAVWVEGQITQLSRRPGAGVVFLTLRDPSYDISVGVTCFRQVFDAVADVVTEGARVVVHAKPEWYAPRGQLSLRAVEIRPVGIGELLARLEQLKRSLGAEGLFAADRKKSLPFLPHRVGLVCGRASAAERDVLENARRRWPHVRFEVRNVAVQGVNAVAQVVQAVKELDALDEVDVIIVARGGGSVEDLLPFSDEQLVRAVAACSTPVVSAIGHEPDSPLLDLVADLRASTPTDAAKKVVPDVGEELVRVRQLRDRALRTVQGLLDREEHGLAHALARPCMEHPRRMVDERAAEVDALVARSRRVLGHLLDRADSELAHTRARVVSLSPAATLERGYAVLQRADGAVVRSPDEVTAGDPLRARVAEGEFPVRVGE, from the coding sequence ATGGCTCTCAACACGTCCGCGGAATCCCCTCTGCCGGTCGGCGAGGTGTCACGGCTCATCGGCGGCTGGATCGACCGGCTCGGGGCGGTCTGGGTGGAGGGACAGATCACCCAGCTGTCGCGGCGCCCGGGCGCCGGCGTCGTCTTCCTGACCCTGCGTGACCCGTCGTACGACATCTCGGTGGGCGTCACCTGCTTCCGGCAGGTCTTCGACGCGGTCGCCGACGTGGTGACCGAGGGCGCCCGGGTCGTCGTCCACGCCAAGCCCGAGTGGTACGCGCCCAGGGGCCAGCTGTCGCTGCGGGCGGTGGAGATAAGGCCGGTCGGCATCGGTGAACTGCTGGCCAGGCTGGAGCAGCTGAAGCGGTCGCTCGGTGCGGAGGGACTGTTCGCGGCCGACCGCAAGAAGTCGCTGCCGTTCCTGCCGCACCGGGTGGGACTGGTCTGCGGGCGGGCGTCGGCGGCCGAGCGGGACGTGCTGGAGAACGCGCGCAGACGCTGGCCGCACGTCCGCTTCGAGGTGCGCAACGTGGCCGTGCAGGGGGTGAACGCCGTGGCGCAGGTGGTCCAGGCCGTCAAGGAGCTCGACGCGCTGGACGAGGTGGACGTGATCATCGTGGCACGTGGCGGCGGCAGCGTGGAGGACCTGCTGCCGTTCTCCGACGAGCAGTTGGTGCGCGCGGTGGCGGCGTGCTCGACGCCGGTCGTGTCGGCGATCGGTCACGAGCCGGACTCCCCGCTGCTGGACCTGGTCGCCGACCTGCGCGCGTCCACGCCGACCGACGCGGCGAAGAAGGTCGTCCCGGACGTGGGCGAGGAGCTGGTCCGGGTGCGGCAGCTGCGGGACCGGGCGCTGCGCACCGTGCAGGGGCTGCTGGACCGGGAGGAGCACGGGCTCGCGCACGCGCTGGCCAGGCCGTGCATGGAACATCCCCGGCGGATGGTGGACGAACGCGCGGCGGAGGTCGACGCCCTGGTCGCCCGGAGCCGGCGTGTCCTCGGCCATCTGCTGGACCGCGCGGACTCGGAGCTGGCGCACACCCGGGCGCGGGTCGTCTCGCTCTCGCCCGCGGCGACCCTGGAGCGGGGTTACGCGGTGCTGCAGCGCGCCGACGGGGCGGTGGTGCGCTCACCGGACGAGGTCACCGCGGGGGACCCGCTGCGGGCCCGGGTCGCGGAAGGCGAGTTCCCGGTGCGGGTCGGCGAGTGA
- a CDS encoding malonic semialdehyde reductase yields MSLVLDPVAQDLLFREARTANTFTDEPVTEEQVQAIYDLVKFGPTAFNQSPLRVVLVRSAEARERLVGHMAEGNQAKTASAPLVAILAADNEFHEELPSLLPHFPQAKDMFFSERPVREQAAGLNAALQAAYFIVGVRAAGLAAGPMTGYDAAGIQKEFLDDDHTPLMVVNIGKPGDDAWFPRSPRLSYEDVVTTV; encoded by the coding sequence ATGTCCCTCGTTCTTGACCCCGTCGCCCAGGACCTCCTCTTCCGTGAGGCCCGTACCGCCAACACGTTCACCGACGAGCCGGTGACCGAGGAGCAGGTCCAGGCGATCTACGACCTGGTCAAGTTCGGTCCGACCGCCTTCAACCAGAGCCCGCTGCGCGTGGTGCTGGTCCGCTCCGCCGAGGCCCGTGAGCGCCTCGTCGGCCACATGGCCGAGGGCAACCAGGCGAAGACCGCTTCCGCCCCGCTGGTCGCGATCCTGGCGGCCGACAACGAGTTCCACGAGGAACTGCCGTCCCTGCTGCCGCACTTCCCGCAGGCCAAGGACATGTTCTTCAGCGAGCGCCCGGTGCGTGAGCAGGCCGCCGGCCTGAACGCCGCCCTTCAGGCCGCTTACTTCATCGTCGGCGTGCGCGCCGCCGGCCTGGCCGCCGGCCCGATGACGGGTTACGACGCCGCCGGCATCCAGAAGGAGTTCCTGGACGACGACCACACCCCGCTGATGGTCGTCAACATCGGCAAGCCGGGCGACGACGCCTGGTTCCCGCGCTCCCCGCGTCTGTCCTACGAGGACGTCGTCACCACCGTCTGA
- a CDS encoding APC family permease encodes MRRAVTQETRPGEVPGGGGLRRTLGFRDLVVYGLLFIAPMAPVGVFGTLDAKSGGAVALVYVVATVAMAFTAVSYAQMVRVAPQAGSVFTYARKGLGEGPGFVAGWMAMLDYLLIPAVAYLFSGIAMEALVPQIDRWVWTGIAVVVTTLLNLWGVRAAARVGFAVLAAEILVLLVFVMSAVTVLARDGAQRGWLTPLTGDSGFSTTAVLGAVSVAVLSFLGFDAIASFAEEVTGGSRRVARAVLFCLALAGVLFVAQTYLVALLEPVPSARLAAEPARQGSAFYDAVDASVGTWLHDLVAVSKAVGAAFAALAGQAAAGRLLFAMARDGRLPRVLARTDSGVPRLALLVAATVTMVAAVWAARRDGGLDHLVSVVDVGALTAFVLLHASVVGWFVVRRMDGPPDRLRHLVVPVLGAGVLIAVIVEAARSAQIVGALWLGVGLVVLALQRGRRETLPGGEG; translated from the coding sequence ATGAGGCGAGCCGTCACCCAGGAGACCCGCCCCGGTGAGGTGCCCGGCGGCGGCGGGCTGCGGCGCACACTCGGCTTCCGCGACCTGGTCGTCTACGGGCTCCTGTTCATCGCCCCCATGGCGCCTGTCGGCGTGTTCGGCACCCTGGACGCCAAGTCGGGCGGCGCTGTCGCCCTCGTCTACGTCGTCGCCACCGTCGCCATGGCATTCACCGCCGTGAGCTACGCGCAGATGGTGCGGGTGGCGCCGCAGGCCGGTTCGGTGTTCACCTACGCGCGCAAGGGCCTCGGCGAGGGGCCCGGGTTCGTCGCCGGGTGGATGGCGATGCTCGACTACCTGCTGATCCCGGCCGTCGCGTACCTGTTCTCCGGTATCGCCATGGAGGCGCTGGTCCCGCAGATCGACCGGTGGGTGTGGACGGGGATCGCCGTCGTCGTGACCACGCTGCTGAACCTCTGGGGCGTCCGGGCCGCCGCCCGGGTCGGTTTCGCGGTGCTCGCGGCGGAGATCCTGGTGCTGCTCGTCTTCGTGATGTCCGCGGTGACGGTGCTCGCCCGGGACGGGGCGCAGCGCGGCTGGCTGACGCCGCTGACCGGTGACAGCGGGTTCTCCACCACGGCGGTGCTCGGGGCGGTGTCCGTGGCGGTCCTGTCGTTCCTCGGCTTCGACGCGATCGCGTCCTTCGCTGAGGAGGTGACCGGAGGATCGCGGAGGGTGGCGCGGGCGGTGCTCTTCTGCCTGGCGCTCGCAGGTGTGCTCTTCGTCGCCCAGACGTATCTGGTGGCACTGCTCGAACCGGTGCCCTCCGCCCGGCTGGCCGCGGAGCCGGCCCGGCAGGGATCGGCGTTCTACGACGCGGTGGACGCGTCGGTGGGCACCTGGCTGCACGACCTGGTGGCGGTGAGCAAGGCGGTCGGGGCCGCGTTCGCGGCGCTCGCCGGGCAGGCGGCGGCCGGGCGGCTGCTGTTCGCCATGGCGCGCGATGGGCGGCTCCCCCGGGTGCTGGCGCGTACGGACTCGGGCGTGCCGCGGCTCGCCCTGCTGGTCGCGGCGACGGTGACGATGGTGGCGGCGGTGTGGGCGGCGCGGCGGGACGGCGGGCTAGACCACCTGGTGTCGGTGGTCGACGTCGGCGCGCTCACCGCGTTCGTGCTGCTGCACGCGAGCGTGGTGGGCTGGTTCGTGGTCCGGCGGATGGACGGGCCCCCGGACCGGCTGCGGCATCTGGTGGTGCCGGTGCTGGGCGCGGGCGTGCTGATCGCGGTGATCGTGGAGGCGGCGAGGTCGGCGCAGATCGTGGGCGCGCTCTGGCTGGGGGTCGGGCTGGTCGTGCTGGCGCTTCAGCGGGGGCGTCGCGAGACGCTGCCCGGCGGGGAGGGCTAG